Proteins encoded together in one Deinococcus irradiatisoli window:
- a CDS encoding ABC transporter substrate-binding protein, with the protein MKRTVLALATLSLLASAAQARTWDQIKAAGTIKIATEGAFKPFNYFEGKKLTGFEVDLANAIAKQLGLKVEWITQPFDNLLIGLNQDRYDFVIASHGITPERAKAVDFSDPHYCTGGAIVSKPGGPKNAADLAGKVVAVQVGTTYLDNVKKVNGVKDVKTFPKDTDAEAALMAGRADAWVSDKFLGLDAVKTMKGKLVQGDLLFQEKIAMAVKKGNLGLLKELNATLSQLEANGSYAKLSNQYFGQDIRCR; encoded by the coding sequence ATGAAACGAACCGTTCTGGCGCTCGCCACCCTGAGCCTTCTCGCTTCCGCCGCGCAGGCCCGCACCTGGGACCAGATCAAGGCGGCCGGCACCATCAAGATCGCCACCGAGGGCGCCTTCAAGCCGTTCAACTACTTCGAGGGCAAGAAGCTGACCGGCTTCGAAGTCGATCTGGCCAACGCCATCGCCAAGCAGCTGGGCCTCAAGGTCGAGTGGATCACCCAGCCGTTCGACAACCTCCTGATCGGCCTCAACCAGGACCGCTACGACTTCGTGATCGCCTCGCACGGCATCACCCCCGAGCGCGCCAAAGCGGTGGACTTCTCCGATCCGCACTACTGCACCGGCGGCGCGATCGTCAGCAAGCCCGGCGGCCCCAAAAACGCCGCCGACCTGGCGGGCAAGGTCGTGGCGGTGCAGGTGGGCACCACCTACCTCGACAACGTCAAGAAAGTCAACGGTGTCAAAGACGTCAAGACCTTTCCCAAGGACACCGACGCCGAGGCCGCGCTGATGGCCGGGCGCGCCGACGCCTGGGTCAGCGACAAGTTCCTGGGCCTGGACGCCGTCAAGACCATGAAAGGCAAGCTGGTGCAGGGCGACCTGCTGTTCCAGGAAAAGATCGCCATGGCCGTGAAAAAGGGGAATTTGGGCCTGCTCAAGGAACTCAACGCGACCCTCTCGCAGCTCGAAGCCAATGGCAGCTATGCCAAGCTGAGCAACCAGTACTTCGGCCAGGACATTCGCTGCCGCTGA